Below is a window of Micromonospora chersina DNA.
GCGCGCGCCGCAGGCCGACGACGAGATCGTGGTCAACGTCGCGCTCGCCGAGGCGGCCAAGGTCAAGGTCGGCGACCGGGTCGGCGTGCTGACCCTGGCGCCGAAGAAGGAGTTCACCCTCGTCGGCGTCTTCGGCTACAGCGGTGGCCGGGACTCGGTGGGCGGGGTCAACGAGGTCGCCTTCACCACACCGGTCGCCCAGCAGCTGATGCTCGGCAAGCCGGACGTGTTCTCCAACGTCACCGCGCAGGCCGCCGGCGGCACCACCCCCGAGGCGCTGCGCGACGAGGTGGCCCGCGCCCTCGGCACGGACTACGAGGTCAAGACCGGCAAGCAGCTCGCCGACGACGCGTCCGCCAGCCTGAAGGAGGGCCTGTCCTTCTTCAACAAGATCCTGCTCGGCTTCGCCGCGGTGGCGCTGCTGGTCGGCACCTTCCTGATCCTCAACACCTTCTCGATCATCGTCGCCCAGCGCACCCGCGAGCTGGCGCTCATGCGGGCCATCGGCGCGAGCGGGCGGCAGGTCATCGGCTCGGTGGTCCTGGAGGCAGTGGCGGTCGGCCTGATCGCCTCGGTACTCGGGCTCGCCGCCGGCATCGGGGTCGGCGCGCTGCTGGCGTACCTGTTCGGCAAGCTCGCCGGCGGGCTCACCCTGGCCGGGCTCGGCGTGCCGCCCGCGGCGGTCATCGGCGCCTTCGCGGTGGGTCTGGTGATCACCGTGGTGGCGGCGCTGCTGCCGGCGCTGCGTGCCTCGCGCATCCCGCCGATCGCCGCCATGCAGGACGTCGCCACGCCGGACCGGCCGCTGACCAAGGTGACCGTGGGCGGGTCCGTGGTCACCGCGATCGGCGCGGGCCTGCTCTTCCTCGGGCTGGGCGGTCACGCCGGCGACAACACCCTGGCCACCATCCTCGGTGGCGTGCTGTTCGCCTTCATCGGCGTGGCGCTGCTGACCCCGCTGATCAGCCGGCCGGTCGTCGCCCTGCTGGGGTCGATCTTCGCGTGGTCGGTGCCGGGCAAGCTGGGCCGGCTGAACTCCGGCCGCAACCCCCGTCGCACCGCGATCACGGCCGCCGCGCTGATGGTCGGCATCGCCCTGGTGACCGGGGTGACGGTGATCCTCGACTCGGCCAAGGGCAGCATCAGCGCGCTGGCCGAGGACACCATCAAGGCGGAGCTGGTGATCTCCGGCGCCCAGGCGGGCCCACGGCCGGCGAGCTTCGACCCGGCGGTGCTGGAGAAGGCCGCCGACATCCCCGGGGTGCGGCTGGTCGACGGCGAGTACGGCGACATGGCCACCGTGAACGGCGAGCGGACCTGGGTGGCGGCGTCCAGCGACGTGGCCGCGCTGGAGCGGATCTTCGGGGCGAAGGCCACCGCCGGTGACATCAGCCGGCTCGGCCCGGACCAGATGCTGCTCAGCTCGGACACCGCGAAGTCCCGCAACCTGTCGGTCGGCTCGACGGTGACCGTGCAGCTCTCCCGGGGCGACGCCCACACCTTCACGGTCAGCGGCATCTACGAGAGCTCGCAGCTGACCAACCCGGTGGTGCTGCCGCCGCAGGCGGCCACCGACTTCGCCATCCCGCAACCCATCCAGGGCTTCGTGCAGCTCGCCCCGGGCACCTCGGTGGACGCGGTGCAGCCGCAGATCGAGCGGCTGCTCGCGGACAGCCCGGAGGTGTCGGTGGCGGACCGGGCCGCGTTCATCAAGCAGCAGACCAGCCAGCTGGACACCCCGCTGCGGATGATCCAGATCCTGCTGGCGCTGGCCATCGTGATCGCGGTGCTGGGCATCATCAACACCCTGGCCCTGTCGGTGCTGGAACGCACCCGCGAGCTGGGCCTGCTGCGGGCCATCGGCCTGCGCCGGGCGCAGACCATGCGGATGATCACCGTGGAGGCGGTGGTGATCTCGATCTTCGGCGCGCTGCTCGGCGTCGTGGTCGGCACCGGTCTCGGCGCGGCCGTGGTCCGGGCGCTCAAGGACGAGGGCATCACCGACCTGGTCCTGCCCTGGAGCCAGATGGTGACGTTCCTGGTCCTGGCCGCGATCATCGGCGTGGTGGCCGCGGTGCTGCCCGCCATCCGCGCGGCGCGGATCAACGTGCTGGGTGCCATCGCCCACGACTGACCCCGGCACGCACGACGGCCCCTGCCACCTTCCGGTGGCGGGGGCCGTTTCCGTCACCGGTCCTCCCCACCGTCTGCCAGGCTCGGCCCACGGGGGTGAGGGTCGTGACTGAGGACGTTTACGCGCGGGCGCTGGAGAACGCCGAGCGACTGCTCGGCCAGCCGCTCACCCTGCCGCTCGGTCCCGGCGAGCCGCCGGTCGGCGCGGACTTCCGGCGGCTGGCCACCGAGCACACGTTCGGTGACGTGTGGCCCCGTGAGGGACTGGACCTGCGCTCCCGCTGCCTGGTGTCGGTGGCGATCGCCGCGGCGCTGGGCACCCACGAGCCGCTGCGCGGACAACTGCGCATCGCACTGCACTCCGGGGTGAGCCGCGAGGAGATCGTCGAACTCTTCATCCACCTGGCCGCCTACGCCGGCGCCGCGCGCGCCTTCGACAGCTACCAGATCGCCGTGGCGGTGTTCGGCGAGGCCCGCTGACCGCGCTCAGGCGGGGCGTTCCCCGAGCAGGGCTGCCAGCAGCTCCAGGTCCGCCGCGGTCAGGCTCTCCAACTGGTGTACGCCGTCGGTCGGCGGCAACGGCACCTCGGCCGGGACGGCCAGCACGGCGGCCCCGGCCGCGAGGGCGCTGGCCACCCCGGTGGGCGAGTCCTCGATCGCCACGCACCGCGCGATCGGCACACCGAGCAGCCGCGCCGCGGTCAGGTACGGCTCCGGGTGCGGCTTCGCCGCGTCCACCTCGTCGCCGCAGACCACCGCGTCGAAGCTGTCCCGGCCCAGGGTGTCGAGGGCGACCTCGACCAGCGGCCGGGTGCTGGAGGTGACCAGGGCGGTGGGGATGCCGGCGGCGCGGACGGCACGCAGCAGCGCGAGGGCCCCGGGCCGCCAGCGCAGCCCGTCGCGGAACAGCTCCAGGATCCGGGCGTTGATCCAGTCGGCGCTGGCCTGCGGGTCCCGCTCGGGCTGGCCCAGGTCGTCGTGCACGATCCGCATCGACACGGCCATGCTGGTGCCGATGATCGCCTTACGGGCGTCGTCGGAGAGGGTGCCGCCGTAGACGGCCGCGAGTTCCTGCAACGCGACGTCCCAGAGCTTCTCGCTGTCGACCAGGGTGCCGTCCATGTCGAAGAGCACGGCGGCGGGATGTCTGCTGCTCAGCGGGGGCCTCCTCGGGTGCGGGTACCCGCCGATCCTCTCAGCCGGGCCGCGCCGGGCGACCGCCGTCCCCGGCGAGGGTGACCTGCGGCATCAGCCGAGGCCGCAGGCGTCCAGGGAGTTCTCGTAGCCCCGGAAGAACGAGTCGGTGCGCTGCTCGGCGGTGCCGTGCGAGCCCTCGGCGAACCAGGGCTGGTTCGGGTCGTCACCGACCGCCAGCAGCCCTTCGCGGAACTCGTCGAGGTCGCCCTCGGCCAGCGTGAGCGTCCCCGAGCGCACGTTGTCACCGATGTACGCCCCGGCCATGCAGTCCGCCTGCAACTCCTGCTGGATGGTGAAGTTGTAGCGGATGCCGAGGCGGACCTGGACGCCGTGGGCGTACTCGTGGCCGAGCAGGTAGAACAGGAACGCGTCGCCGACCTGCCGGAACGCCGCCACCGACCAGTTCACGTCGTAGGCGATGAAGTCGCCCGCCGAGCAGTAGACCGCGTTGTTGCGGGGCAGTCCCTCGCCGCCGCAGGAGACCTCGCCGGACCTGGTGTACGGCACCACCCGCCGGATCGGCTGGAACTGCTTCCCGGAGGCCCGGAACCGGTCGGTCCAGTAGCGCTCGGCGATGCCCACGGCGTCGGAGAAGTCCTGCTTGAACTCGGCCACGCTCGTGGTGCCGTCGGCGCGGGTCGAGTCCGCTCCGGGGGAGGCCGCCGGGCCGTTCTGCCGCGGGCCGGGCTGTTCCGGCTCGCCCTGGTCCAGCCCACCGCCCATGCAGCCGGCCGCCACCACCACGGCCACCAGCAGCCCGGCCAGTGGTCCCGGTCGCCGACGTCCCGCCTTCTCCCCCACCACTGCCTCCCGGCTGAGTCCCTGTGTCAGCGCAGTACCCCGACCGCACGGGGTTGATGCCCACCGGGGATCACGTGCCCGCGCGGGCCTTCGTTCATCAGTCGGCGACGGTGAACAGCAGCAGCGCCCGGTCGGGGTCGAACTCGACACTCGCCCGGGTGCCCTCGTCGTAGGCGGGGCTGTGGCGCCAGCGCACCTCCGGCGGCACGTACGCGCTCAGGTCCGGCCAGACCTCCACGGCCCCACCGGCCACCGGCGTCCACGGGTAGCCGGCGGCGAGGGCGCGGGCGTCGGCCGGGGCCAGCCGCACGATCCCCTGGTACCGGCTGTCGGTCGGTCCCGGCGCGCGGGAGCACGCGAAGCTCGGGTGGTCGACCTGCCAGTGGATCTCGGCGTACTCCCCGATGCCGGGCACGTCCTGCGCCGTCCAGTGCCGGTCGGTGCGGACCTTCGCCTCCTCGGCGGCGACCTGCGCCGCGCAGTCCCGCTCCTGCCCTTCCTCGGCCCGCGCCAGCCAGAACACCCCGCCGCAGGCGGCGAGCAGGACGACGCCGGCCACGGCGACGACGGTCACGAGCAGCGGTCTGCGGTTCACGCCGGCAGGGTAGCCGCCGCCGCCCACCCCTGGTGACGCCCCGGTACAGTGCCCGCGTGACCCACCCCGTGGCCCACGCCAGCATCGTCTACTGGCGACGGAGCATCTGGAACGGAACCCGCTGCGTGCCGGTGCTCATGACCCTCGACCAGGGCTGGCTGCGGGCACGCGACCGTGCCGGCGCGGAGGTGTTCGCCGTCCCGGCCGGTCAGGTCGCCGGCCGGTTGACCCGCCTCGGCACGCTGCTGCTGACCGTCGGCGGGCGCCGGTACGCGCTCGTGGGGCGCGGGGCCGCCGTCTCGCCGGACCCCAGCCCGGAACAGAGGCGTGACCTCGTCGACTTCTGGGCGCACCGGACAGCGCCGACCGGCGACGGGCCGGGCTTCCTCGACCAGCTCTTCAACGGCGCCGCGGCCTTCAACACCCGGTCCTGGCGCACCGCCCTCGCCGCCGGCGGGGCCGGGGTGCGCTGACCACACCGGACGGCCTCACCCGCTGAAGCCGTGCCCGCCGTTGTTCCAGCCGTCGTGCTGCGCGTGCTCCCGCTCGGCCGCCCGCCGGTGCCGCTCCGCTCGGGCCGCCCGGACCGCCGCCGGATCCTCCTCGGTGGCCCGCCGCAGCCGGTCGCGCCAGGAGACGTAGCCCACCACCGTGGCCACCACCACGGCCACCCCCGCCAGTGTCACCAGCACCGTCGTCATCCCCGTGACGGTAGGACACCCACGCACCCCGGGTCACGGCTACGCTCCCGCGGCCCGGCCGCCGGCATCAGTGCCATCGGCCTGGTGCTGGAACGGCAGCCGGTGGCCGTGCGTGAGCGCGACCGCCGGGAGTACGACCGGCTCACCGCCACCGGCACGCCGTAGGGAGCCTGGCGCTGCCCACC
It encodes the following:
- a CDS encoding carboxymuconolactone decarboxylase family protein, producing MTEDVYARALENAERLLGQPLTLPLGPGEPPVGADFRRLATEHTFGDVWPREGLDLRSRCLVSVAIAAALGTHEPLRGQLRIALHSGVSREEIVELFIHLAAYAGAARAFDSYQIAVAVFGEAR
- a CDS encoding neutral zinc metallopeptidase, with translation MGEKAGRRRPGPLAGLLVAVVVAAGCMGGGLDQGEPEQPGPRQNGPAASPGADSTRADGTTSVAEFKQDFSDAVGIAERYWTDRFRASGKQFQPIRRVVPYTRSGEVSCGGEGLPRNNAVYCSAGDFIAYDVNWSVAAFRQVGDAFLFYLLGHEYAHGVQVRLGIRYNFTIQQELQADCMAGAYIGDNVRSGTLTLAEGDLDEFREGLLAVGDDPNQPWFAEGSHGTAEQRTDSFFRGYENSLDACGLG
- a CDS encoding ABC transporter permease — its product is MFRATMKSLLARKLRLLLSGLAVVLGVMFVSGAFVLTDTLGRSFDAVFSDAFSEVDVNVAAKPKVALSEVEGEQVAAPVPASVVDRVKAVPGVTDVRGVVNADGARLIGSNGKVVTSFGPPQLGENWLGESDLLKLREGRAPQADDEIVVNVALAEAAKVKVGDRVGVLTLAPKKEFTLVGVFGYSGGRDSVGGVNEVAFTTPVAQQLMLGKPDVFSNVTAQAAGGTTPEALRDEVARALGTDYEVKTGKQLADDASASLKEGLSFFNKILLGFAAVALLVGTFLILNTFSIIVAQRTRELALMRAIGASGRQVIGSVVLEAVAVGLIASVLGLAAGIGVGALLAYLFGKLAGGLTLAGLGVPPAAVIGAFAVGLVITVVAALLPALRASRIPPIAAMQDVATPDRPLTKVTVGGSVVTAIGAGLLFLGLGGHAGDNTLATILGGVLFAFIGVALLTPLISRPVVALLGSIFAWSVPGKLGRLNSGRNPRRTAITAAALMVGIALVTGVTVILDSAKGSISALAEDTIKAELVISGAQAGPRPASFDPAVLEKAADIPGVRLVDGEYGDMATVNGERTWVAASSDVAALERIFGAKATAGDISRLGPDQMLLSSDTAKSRNLSVGSTVTVQLSRGDAHTFTVSGIYESSQLTNPVVLPPQAATDFAIPQPIQGFVQLAPGTSVDAVQPQIERLLADSPEVSVADRAAFIKQQTSQLDTPLRMIQILLALAIVIAVLGIINTLALSVLERTRELGLLRAIGLRRAQTMRMITVEAVVISIFGALLGVVVGTGLGAAVVRALKDEGITDLVLPWSQMVTFLVLAAIIGVVAAVLPAIRAARINVLGAIAHD
- a CDS encoding HAD family hydrolase; the encoded protein is MLFDMDGTLVDSEKLWDVALQELAAVYGGTLSDDARKAIIGTSMAVSMRIVHDDLGQPERDPQASADWINARILELFRDGLRWRPGALALLRAVRAAGIPTALVTSSTRPLVEVALDTLGRDSFDAVVCGDEVDAAKPHPEPYLTAARLLGVPIARCVAIEDSPTGVASALAAGAAVLAVPAEVPLPPTDGVHQLESLTAADLELLAALLGERPA